One genomic segment of Chloroflexota bacterium includes these proteins:
- a CDS encoding replication-associated recombination protein A: protein MQQRGDADAPLAARMRPRTFDEFVGQEHLTGPNRVLRRAIEADQAPSMLLWGPPGSGKTTLANLIAARTQAHFETVSAVTAGVADLRRAVESARERLSLNGQRTILFVDEIHRFNKAQQDVILPHVEAGTVTFIGATTENPSFEVIAPLLSRSMVYTLGQLTDEHISAIIDHALADAERGLGKYTFVLEDDARQLLIDAASGDARTALNCLELAALVTQPDTHGVRTVTLSTVEDALQHRALHYDKTGDQHYDTISAFIKSVRGSDPDAAVYWLVRMLDAGEDPLFIARRIIILAAEDIGMADPGALPVAVAAQQAVHFIGLPEGAIPLAEATVYLATAPKSNSAYAALGKAREDVREHGGLPIPLHLRNAVTGLMRRQGYGEGYKYAHDYPEHFAKMQNLPERLKGHRYYQPSDQGYERDVAERVAKWWGEAKGKGQRGSGAE from the coding sequence ATGCAGCAGCGCGGCGACGCCGATGCGCCACTCGCCGCGCGCATGCGGCCCCGCACTTTCGATGAGTTCGTGGGGCAGGAGCACCTCACCGGCCCCAACCGCGTCCTGCGGCGCGCCATCGAGGCCGATCAGGCGCCCTCGATGCTGCTGTGGGGCCCGCCCGGCTCCGGCAAGACGACGCTCGCCAACCTCATCGCTGCCCGCACCCAGGCGCACTTCGAGACGGTCTCCGCGGTCACCGCGGGCGTCGCCGACCTCCGCCGCGCCGTCGAGTCCGCGCGGGAGCGGCTCTCGTTGAACGGGCAGCGCACCATACTCTTCGTCGATGAGATCCACCGCTTCAACAAGGCGCAGCAGGACGTCATCCTGCCGCACGTCGAGGCGGGCACGGTGACGTTCATCGGCGCGACGACGGAGAACCCGTCGTTCGAGGTGATCGCGCCGCTCCTCTCGCGCTCCATGGTCTACACGCTGGGCCAGCTCACGGACGAGCACATCAGCGCCATCATCGACCACGCGCTGGCCGACGCCGAACGCGGCCTGGGCAAGTACACATTTGTCCTCGAGGACGACGCCCGCCAGCTCCTCATCGACGCGGCCAGCGGCGACGCCCGCACGGCGCTCAACTGCCTGGAGCTCGCCGCTCTCGTGACGCAGCCCGACACCCACGGCGTCCGCACCGTCACCCTCTCCACGGTGGAGGACGCGCTGCAGCACCGCGCGCTCCACTACGACAAGACCGGCGACCAGCACTACGACACCATCTCCGCCTTCATCAAGTCGGTGCGCGGCTCGGACCCGGACGCCGCCGTCTACTGGCTCGTGCGGATGCTCGACGCCGGTGAAGACCCGCTGTTCATTGCGCGCCGCATCATCATCCTCGCGGCGGAGGACATCGGCATGGCCGACCCGGGCGCTCTGCCGGTTGCCGTCGCGGCGCAGCAGGCCGTCCACTTCATCGGCCTGCCGGAGGGCGCGATACCGCTGGCGGAGGCCACGGTCTACCTCGCCACCGCGCCCAAGTCGAACTCGGCGTACGCAGCCCTCGGCAAGGCGCGGGAGGATGTCCGCGAGCACGGCGGCCTGCCGATTCCTCTCCACCTGCGCAACGCCGTCACCGGTCTGATGCGCCGCCAGGGCTACGGCGAGGGCTACAAGTACGCCCACGACTACCCGGAGCACTTCGCGAAGATGCAGAACCTCCCGGAACGGCTGAAGGGCCACCGCTACTACCAGCCGTCAGACCAGGGGTACGAACGTGATGTTGCGGAGAGGGTCGCCAAGTGGTGGGGTGAGGCGAAGGGCAAGGGTCAACGGGGCAGTGGGGCCGAATAG
- a CDS encoding transcription elongation factor GreA encodes MPELGTIVTLSAAVDEYLGGRKNGSELRQALTRFLRWFGDDRSVTSITPADLEVFSLEASAETLGGSERIKAVRDFLQHARKSGIVESNLSQHVKLRRPSKQSRTKTARPGMLEPEIVRLTAEGHAELLRLVDHLKDELASNAKEIQRAAADKDVRENAPLEAAREYQGQLTARLRVTEDTLSKARILDKSEGNGQEVRHGSTFKLQDVDSGTELEWTIVDPREADLMARKISTSSPVGEAVLGKRIGDEIEVTAPKGVMRYKLLHVE; translated from the coding sequence GTGCCGGAACTTGGAACGATCGTGACACTGAGCGCCGCCGTCGACGAGTACCTCGGCGGACGAAAGAACGGTTCCGAGCTCAGGCAGGCTTTGACGCGATTCCTCCGGTGGTTCGGCGACGACCGAAGCGTGACCTCCATCACCCCCGCAGACCTGGAAGTCTTCTCACTTGAAGCTTCAGCCGAAACGCTGGGCGGCAGCGAGCGCATCAAGGCCGTCCGCGACTTCCTGCAGCACGCACGGAAGTCGGGCATCGTCGAATCCAACCTGTCGCAGCACGTCAAGCTGCGCAGGCCGTCGAAGCAGTCGCGCACAAAGACGGCGCGTCCCGGCATGCTGGAGCCCGAGATCGTGCGGCTCACGGCCGAGGGCCACGCCGAGCTCCTCCGGCTGGTGGACCATCTCAAGGACGAGCTGGCCAGCAACGCCAAGGAGATCCAGCGCGCCGCCGCCGACAAGGACGTGCGGGAGAACGCGCCGCTGGAGGCCGCTCGCGAGTACCAGGGGCAGCTTACCGCCCGGTTGCGCGTCACGGAGGACACCCTCTCCAAGGCCCGTATTCTTGACAAGAGCGAGGGCAACGGGCAGGAGGTCCGTCACGGCAGCACCTTCAAGCTGCAGGACGTCGACTCCGGCACGGAGCTTGAGTGGACCATCGTGGACCCGCGAGAGGCCGACCTGATGGCCCGCAAGATCTCGACAAGCTCGCCGGTGGGCGAGGCTGTGCTGGGCAAGCGCATCGGCGATGAGATCGAGGTCACCGCGCCCAAGGGCGTGATGCGGTACAAGCTGCTGCACGTCGAGTAG
- a CDS encoding Lrp/AsnC ligand binding domain-containing protein produces MATKAYVLIETAVGKTRDVMSSLSGVAGVAAVDAVTGPYDIIAVISANDLNSVGEIVTDKVHTIGGVNRTVTCLSVSVG; encoded by the coding sequence ATGGCGACCAAGGCATATGTACTGATTGAGACCGCGGTTGGCAAGACGCGCGACGTAATGAGCTCGCTCTCGGGTGTGGCGGGCGTGGCGGCGGTCGACGCCGTCACGGGCCCCTACGACATCATCGCCGTGATCTCCGCCAACGACCTCAACTCCGTCGGCGAGATCGTCACGGACAAGGTCCACACCATCGGCGGCGTCAACCGCACGGTGACCTGCCTCTCCGTCAGCGTCGGCTAG